The proteins below come from a single Serratia ficaria genomic window:
- a CDS encoding peptide MFS transporter codes for MPASPPRHAIPPGAGALFFIQIFATLGFAVLYSTLVLYATKRLGFSEGSANAMMGGFGAFNYGLHMFGGYLGGRFLSNRNLFVLGMVLQVIGCALIAVAGVWGLYWGLAMFLTGSGLNVTCINMMLTQRFKPDDDRRELAFLWNYAGMNLGFFVGFTVAGYFQLSENYRALFLFATLGNAAAIIVAVSRWRILADLNTPLHDASRAQYRWRMLVGLAVLVALVPIIRVMLTHAEFSGHFVIGLGALIFLMLCVVTLRHHPRGERRRMTAYLILALGALVFWTLYQLAPMGLMLFSEHNIDLNVYGMRVAPQWLQNINTLVIVVGGPLLAWWFNRLRARGCNIDIPMQFSGSLFCIGLGMLVLPLGIGLAGGDGLVAFKWIVISYVLQSIGELMLSPIGYAMIGKLAPPRYQGVMMGCWMMVTGVASVLAGYVSGLMPENSGSTPAQTNPGYSEVFSALGWGAAGVGMVMLILIPLLRRLIRREEPVSA; via the coding sequence ATGCCGGCGTCGCCGCCGCGCCATGCCATCCCCCCGGGCGCCGGGGCGCTGTTCTTCATCCAGATTTTCGCCACGCTCGGCTTCGCCGTGTTGTATTCCACGCTGGTGTTGTACGCCACCAAGCGGCTCGGCTTCAGCGAGGGCAGCGCCAACGCCATGATGGGGGGGTTCGGCGCCTTCAACTATGGCCTGCATATGTTCGGCGGCTATCTCGGCGGGCGCTTCCTGAGCAACCGCAACCTGTTCGTGCTGGGCATGGTGCTGCAGGTGATCGGCTGCGCGCTGATCGCCGTGGCGGGCGTCTGGGGTTTGTACTGGGGGCTGGCGATGTTCCTCACCGGCAGCGGCCTGAACGTCACCTGCATTAATATGATGCTCACCCAGCGTTTCAAGCCGGATGACGATCGGCGCGAGTTGGCATTCCTGTGGAACTACGCCGGCATGAATCTCGGTTTCTTCGTCGGCTTCACCGTGGCCGGCTATTTCCAACTGAGCGAAAACTACCGGGCGCTGTTCCTGTTCGCCACCCTGGGCAACGCGGCGGCGATTATCGTCGCCGTCAGCCGCTGGCGCATTCTGGCGGATCTCAATACGCCGTTGCACGACGCCAGCCGCGCGCAATACCGCTGGCGCATGCTGGTCGGCCTGGCGGTGCTGGTGGCGCTGGTGCCGATCATCCGCGTGATGCTTACCCACGCCGAATTCAGCGGCCATTTCGTGATTGGCCTCGGCGCGCTGATCTTCCTGATGCTGTGCGTGGTGACGCTGCGCCATCATCCGCGCGGCGAACGCCGCAGAATGACGGCCTACCTGATCCTGGCGCTGGGCGCGCTGGTGTTCTGGACGCTGTATCAGTTAGCCCCGATGGGCCTGATGCTGTTCTCCGAACACAATATCGACCTCAACGTTTACGGCATGCGGGTTGCGCCGCAGTGGCTGCAAAATATCAACACGCTGGTGATCGTGGTGGGCGGCCCGCTGCTGGCCTGGTGGTTCAATCGTCTGCGCGCCCGCGGCTGCAATATCGACATCCCCATGCAGTTCTCCGGCTCGCTGTTCTGCATCGGGCTGGGCATGCTGGTGCTGCCGCTGGGCATCGGCCTGGCCGGCGGCGACGGGCTGGTGGCGTTCAAATGGATCGTTATCAGCTACGTGCTGCAAAGCATCGGCGAGCTGATGCTCTCCCCAATCGGTTACGCGATGATCGGCAAGCTGGCGCCGCCGCGCTATCAGGGGGTGATGATGGGCTGCTGGATGATGGTCACCGGCGTGGCGTCGGTGCTGGCGGGCTACGTCTCCGGCCTGATGCCGGAAAACAGCGGCAGCACCCCGGCGCAGACCAATCCGGGCTACAGCGAGGTGTTCAGCGCGCTGGGCTGGGGCGCGGCGGGCGTCGGCATGGTGATGCTGATCCTTATTCCGCTGTTGCGGCGGCTGATCCGGCGCGAAGAGCCGGTCAGCGCCTGA
- the ghrA gene encoding glyoxylate/hydroxypyruvate reductase GhrA, translating to MNIIYYHPLFNAQEWLSGIKRRLPQANIREWRPGDDGAADYALVWRPPHPMLANRRDLKAVFVLGAGVDAILDQERQHPGTLPAGVPLLRLEDTGMSQQMQEYALSYVLRYFRRFDEYQLLQQRQEWRPLDPHSLDDFTIGILGAGVLGQSVARKLTEFGFRVRCWSRGPKQIDGVESFAGEAQRAAFLDGVKLLINLLPNTPETVGILNRRLFAQIAPGAYLINIARGAHLVEEDLLQALEQGQLAAATLDVFAREPLPETHAFWRHPRVTITPHIAAITLPQQAMDQIAANVRALEAGQPPAGVVDRQRGY from the coding sequence ATGAACATCATTTATTACCATCCCTTGTTTAACGCCCAGGAATGGCTGAGCGGCATCAAGCGGCGCCTGCCGCAGGCCAACATTCGCGAATGGCGGCCCGGCGACGATGGGGCGGCCGACTATGCGCTGGTGTGGCGCCCGCCGCACCCGATGCTGGCCAATCGCCGCGATTTGAAAGCGGTATTCGTCCTCGGCGCCGGCGTTGACGCCATTCTCGATCAGGAACGTCAGCACCCCGGCACGCTGCCGGCCGGCGTGCCGCTGCTGCGGCTGGAAGATACCGGCATGTCGCAGCAGATGCAGGAATACGCGTTGAGCTATGTGCTGCGTTATTTCCGCCGCTTCGATGAATACCAGCTGTTGCAGCAACGGCAGGAGTGGCGGCCGCTCGATCCTCACTCGTTGGATGATTTCACCATCGGCATTCTCGGCGCCGGGGTACTGGGCCAGAGCGTGGCGCGCAAGCTGACGGAGTTCGGCTTCCGGGTGCGCTGCTGGAGCCGCGGCCCCAAGCAGATCGACGGCGTGGAGAGCTTCGCCGGCGAGGCGCAACGCGCGGCTTTCCTCGACGGGGTAAAGCTGTTAATCAACCTGCTGCCCAATACGCCGGAAACCGTCGGCATCCTTAACCGCCGGCTGTTCGCCCAGATAGCGCCGGGCGCCTATCTGATCAACATCGCCCGCGGCGCGCATCTGGTGGAAGAGGATCTGCTGCAGGCGTTGGAGCAGGGGCAATTGGCCGCGGCAACCCTGGACGTGTTCGCGCGCGAGCCGCTGCCCGAGACGCATGCGTTCTGGCGTCATCCGCGTGTCACCATTACCCCGCATATTGCTGCCATCACCTTGCCGCAGCAGGCAATGGATCAGATCGCCGCCAACGTTCGCGCGCTGGAGGCCGGGCAGCCGCCGGCGGGCGTCGTTGACCGGCAACGTGGCTACTGA
- a CDS encoding phosphatase, which produces MYPVDLHMHTVASTHAYSTLHDYIAEAHQKGIKLFAITDHGPDMADAPHYWHFMNMHVWPRLVDGVGILRGIEANIKNLQGDIDCTGPMLNATDVIIAGFHEPVFAPQDRAAHTEAMIAAMAQGDVHIISHPGNPRYPIDIPAVAAAAAKYEVALELNNSSFTHSRKGSEANCRAIAAAVRDAGGWLALGSDSHIAFSLGGFEHCERIIKEVAFPQERILNVSPRRLLDFLERRGKPAIAELADL; this is translated from the coding sequence ATGTACCCCGTTGATTTGCATATGCACACCGTCGCCAGCACCCATGCCTACAGCACGCTGCACGATTACATCGCCGAAGCCCATCAGAAGGGCATCAAGCTGTTCGCCATCACCGACCACGGGCCGGACATGGCCGATGCGCCGCACTATTGGCACTTTATGAATATGCACGTATGGCCGCGCCTGGTGGACGGCGTGGGGATCCTGCGCGGCATCGAGGCCAACATTAAAAACCTGCAGGGCGACATCGACTGCACCGGCCCGATGCTGAACGCCACCGACGTGATCATCGCCGGTTTCCACGAGCCGGTATTCGCGCCGCAGGACCGGGCCGCCCACACCGAAGCGATGATCGCGGCGATGGCGCAGGGCGACGTGCACATCATCAGCCACCCGGGCAATCCGCGCTATCCGATCGACATTCCCGCGGTGGCCGCCGCCGCCGCCAAATACGAGGTGGCGCTGGAGCTGAACAACTCGTCGTTCACCCATTCGCGCAAGGGCAGCGAAGCCAACTGTCGGGCTATCGCCGCCGCGGTGCGCGACGCCGGCGGCTGGCTGGCGCTGGGCTCGGATTCGCACATCGCGTTTTCGCTGGGCGGTTTTGAACACTGCGAACGCATTATCAAAGAGGTGGCCTTCCCGCAGGAGCGCATTCTCAACGTCAGCCCGCGCCGCCTGTTGGACTTTCTCGAGCGGCGCGGCAAGCCGGCGATTGCGGAATTGGCCGATTTGTGA
- a CDS encoding TorD/DmsD family molecular chaperone, with product MNEFSVVCRVLGTLFYRQPQDPLLVPLFTLIQEGKLQQHWPLEQDELLTRLQQGCDVNLLSADFNAMFVGGECSVPPFRSAYVEGASEAQVRTFLQQRGMPLGEAPADHFGSLLLAASWLEDQSQEDEAQAQITLFDDYLLPWCGRFLGKVEAHSTTGFYRTLALLAREAIQAMRDELAEYEQDEDAEPGEEQA from the coding sequence ATGAATGAGTTTTCCGTCGTCTGTCGCGTGCTGGGTACGCTGTTCTACCGCCAGCCGCAGGATCCGCTGCTGGTGCCGCTGTTCACGCTGATCCAGGAGGGCAAACTGCAGCAGCACTGGCCGCTGGAGCAGGATGAGCTGCTGACGCGGCTGCAGCAGGGCTGCGACGTCAACCTGTTGTCCGCCGATTTCAACGCCATGTTCGTCGGCGGCGAGTGCAGCGTGCCGCCGTTCCGCTCCGCCTACGTTGAAGGGGCGAGCGAAGCGCAAGTGCGCACTTTCCTGCAGCAGCGCGGCATGCCGCTGGGCGAAGCGCCGGCCGATCACTTCGGTTCGCTGCTGTTGGCCGCTTCCTGGCTGGAAGATCAGTCGCAGGAAGACGAAGCGCAGGCGCAAATCACCCTGTTTGACGACTATCTGCTGCCGTGGTGCGGCCGTTTCCTCGGCAAGGTGGAGGCGCACTCGACCACCGGGTTCTACCGCACGCTGGCGTTGCTGGCTCGCGAAGCCATCCAGGCGATGCGCGATGAGCTGGCGGAGTATGAGCAGGATGAAGACGCAGAGCCGGGCGAAGAACAGGCCTGA
- a CDS encoding tellurite resistance TerB family protein, with protein sequence MKSNWMQQIQSMIGQKAGGSEGIGKLLAPTALGGLVGVLLANKSSRKLVGKFGKNALIIGGSAAVGAVLWNKYKQRVRESHQGEPQFGLQTTPVDLRARRLVQALVFAAKSDGHIDADEKRAIDHSLEQLQVGEEAQAWVQEAIDQPLNPDLIAQSVKNEDEALEVYYLSCMVIDVDHFMERGYLDALAQSLKIPADVKQGIENDVNEKKRELA encoded by the coding sequence ATGAAAAGTAACTGGATGCAGCAGATTCAATCGATGATCGGCCAGAAGGCCGGCGGCTCGGAAGGCATCGGCAAGCTGCTGGCGCCGACCGCGCTCGGCGGGCTGGTTGGCGTGCTGTTGGCGAACAAGTCTTCGCGCAAGCTGGTGGGCAAATTCGGCAAGAACGCGCTGATCATCGGCGGCAGCGCGGCGGTGGGGGCGGTGCTGTGGAACAAGTACAAGCAGCGGGTCAGGGAAAGCCATCAGGGAGAGCCGCAGTTTGGCCTGCAAACCACCCCGGTGGATCTGCGCGCCCGGCGGCTGGTGCAGGCGTTGGTGTTCGCCGCCAAGAGCGACGGGCATATCGATGCGGACGAAAAGCGCGCCATCGATCACAGCCTGGAGCAGCTGCAGGTGGGGGAAGAGGCGCAGGCCTGGGTGCAGGAGGCCATCGACCAGCCGCTGAACCCCGACCTGATAGCCCAGAGCGTGAAAAATGAAGACGAAGCGCTGGAGGTCTATTATCTCAGCTGCATGGTGATCGACGTCGATCACTTTATGGAGCGCGGCTACCTCGACGCGCTGGCGCAGTCGCTGAAAATCCCGGCGGACGTCAAGCAGGGCATTGAAAACGACGTCAACGAGAAAAAGCGCGAGCTGGCATAG
- a CDS encoding S9 family peptidase, with protein sequence MMTPPKAEKRPYPITLHGDTRVDDYYWLRDDDRADRQVLDYLQAENAFTDAMLKPQQALRETLYEEMVARIPQQEHSVPYVRHGFRYQTRYEPGNEYALYVRQPEAESENWQVLLDGNQRAENSEFYTLGGLEVSPDNQKLAVAEDFLSRRQYDIRFKNLSDDGWSGEVLENTSGSFEWANDSATVYYVRKHAKTLLPYQVYRHVVGSDPRQDELIYEELDDTFYVGLEKTTSERFILIHLSSTTTSEILLLDADRADSRPQMFVPRRKDHEYAIDHYHQHFYIRSNRDGKNFGLYQSEQADEAQWQTLIAPRAAVMLEGFSLFRDWLVVEERSEGLTLLRQIHWRSGEEKRIAFDDPTYTTWLAYNPEPETDLLRYGYSSMTTPTTLYELNLDSGERVLLKQQEVKHFTPENCRSERVWVKARDGVEVPVSLVYRQDSFQRGGNPLMVYGYGSYGSSMDPAFSASRLSLLDRGFVFALAHIRGGGELGQLWYEDGKLFNKQNTFNDFIDVTEALIAQGYGDAGRVFAMGGSAGGLLMGAVINQAPQLFHGVVAQVPFVDVVTTMLDESIPLTTGEYDEWGNPNEPAYYDYIKQYSPYDQVKAQDYPHMLVTTGLHDSQVQYWEPAKWVAKLRELKTDDRQLLLYTDMDSGHGGKSGRFKAYEDIALEYAFILALAV encoded by the coding sequence ATGATGACACCCCCTAAGGCCGAAAAACGCCCTTATCCCATCACCCTTCACGGCGACACGCGCGTGGACGACTATTACTGGCTGCGCGACGACGATCGCGCAGACCGGCAGGTGCTGGACTATCTGCAGGCGGAAAACGCCTTTACCGATGCGATGCTGAAACCGCAGCAGGCGCTGCGTGAAACCCTGTATGAAGAGATGGTGGCGCGCATCCCGCAGCAGGAGCATTCGGTTCCCTACGTCAGGCACGGTTTCCGCTACCAGACCCGCTATGAGCCGGGCAATGAATACGCGCTCTATGTGCGTCAGCCGGAGGCCGAGAGCGAAAATTGGCAGGTGCTGCTCGACGGCAACCAGCGCGCGGAAAACAGCGAGTTCTACACCCTCGGCGGGCTGGAAGTCAGCCCCGACAATCAAAAGCTGGCGGTGGCGGAAGATTTCCTGTCGCGCCGCCAGTACGACATCCGCTTCAAAAACCTGAGCGACGACGGCTGGAGCGGCGAAGTGCTGGAAAACACCTCCGGCAGCTTCGAGTGGGCCAACGACTCCGCCACGGTGTATTACGTGCGCAAGCACGCCAAAACGCTGCTGCCTTATCAGGTCTACCGCCACGTGGTGGGTAGCGACCCGCGGCAGGACGAACTGATCTACGAAGAGCTGGACGACACCTTTTACGTCGGGCTGGAAAAAACCACCTCGGAACGCTTTATCCTGATCCATCTGAGCAGCACGACCACCTCGGAAATCCTGCTGCTGGACGCCGACCGCGCCGACAGCCGGCCGCAGATGTTTGTGCCGCGCCGCAAGGATCACGAGTACGCCATCGACCATTACCACCAGCATTTCTATATCCGCTCCAACAGGGACGGCAAAAACTTCGGCCTGTATCAGAGCGAGCAGGCCGATGAGGCGCAGTGGCAAACGCTGATCGCGCCGCGCGCCGCGGTGATGCTGGAGGGGTTCAGCCTGTTCCGCGATTGGCTGGTGGTGGAAGAACGCAGCGAAGGCCTGACCCTGCTGCGTCAAATCCACTGGCGCAGCGGCGAAGAGAAGCGCATCGCCTTCGACGATCCGACCTACACCACCTGGCTGGCGTACAACCCGGAGCCGGAAACCGACCTGCTGCGCTACGGCTATTCGTCGATGACCACCCCGACCACGCTGTACGAGCTCAACCTGGACAGCGGCGAGCGGGTGCTGCTCAAGCAGCAGGAGGTGAAGCATTTCACCCCGGAAAACTGCCGCAGCGAGCGGGTGTGGGTGAAGGCGCGCGACGGCGTCGAGGTGCCGGTTTCACTGGTCTACCGCCAGGACAGTTTCCAGCGTGGCGGCAATCCGCTGATGGTGTACGGCTACGGCTCCTATGGCAGCAGCATGGATCCGGCGTTCAGTGCCAGCCGCCTGAGCCTGCTGGATCGCGGCTTCGTGTTCGCGCTGGCGCACATTCGCGGCGGCGGCGAGCTGGGCCAGCTGTGGTACGAAGACGGCAAGCTGTTCAACAAACAGAACACCTTCAATGACTTTATCGACGTCACCGAAGCGCTGATCGCACAGGGCTACGGCGACGCCGGCCGGGTGTTCGCCATGGGCGGCAGCGCCGGCGGCTTGCTGATGGGGGCGGTGATCAATCAGGCGCCGCAGCTGTTCCACGGCGTGGTGGCGCAGGTGCCGTTCGTCGACGTGGTGACCACCATGCTGGACGAGTCTATCCCGCTGACCACCGGCGAATACGATGAGTGGGGCAACCCGAACGAGCCGGCCTATTACGATTACATCAAGCAGTACAGTCCTTACGATCAGGTGAAGGCGCAGGATTACCCGCACATGCTGGTCACTACCGGTTTGCATGATTCGCAGGTGCAGTATTGGGAGCCGGCCAAGTGGGTGGCGAAGCTGCGCGAGCTGAAAACCGACGATCGCCAGCTGCTGCTGTACACCGATATGGATTCCGGCCACGGCGGCAAGTCCGGGCGCTTCAAAGCCTATGAGGATATCGCGCTGGAGTACGCCTTCATTTTGGCGCTGGCGGTGTAA
- the exoX gene encoding exodeoxyribonuclease X, giving the protein MTLRVIDTETCGLDGGVVEVASVDLIDGQIANPMSDLVSPDRPIGIEAMAIHHITEKMVEGKPRIAVAIGRYQGSPYYVAHNAAFDRGVLPEMNGAWICTLKLARTLYPDIKYGNQYLRYALDLDVQLPEDATLYPHRALYDCYVTAALLQRIMKDSDWTPEQMAQITEQPVLLKKFKFGKYRGQEIDRIAQEDPGYLRWMLKSIEDLSPDMKHTLKYYLIG; this is encoded by the coding sequence ATGACTTTACGCGTAATAGATACCGAAACCTGTGGGCTGGACGGCGGCGTGGTGGAAGTGGCCTCCGTCGATCTGATCGACGGGCAAATCGCCAACCCGATGAGCGATCTGGTCAGCCCGGATCGGCCGATCGGCATCGAGGCCATGGCTATCCACCACATCACCGAAAAAATGGTGGAGGGTAAACCGCGCATCGCGGTGGCGATCGGCCGTTATCAGGGCAGCCCTTACTATGTGGCGCACAACGCGGCCTTCGATCGCGGCGTGCTGCCGGAAATGAACGGCGCCTGGATCTGCACCCTCAAGCTGGCGCGCACCCTGTACCCGGACATCAAATACGGCAACCAGTATCTGCGCTATGCGCTGGATCTGGACGTGCAGCTGCCGGAAGACGCCACCCTGTACCCGCACCGCGCGCTGTATGACTGCTACGTCACCGCCGCGCTGCTGCAGCGCATCATGAAGGATTCGGACTGGACGCCGGAGCAAATGGCGCAGATCACCGAGCAACCGGTGCTGCTGAAGAAGTTCAAGTTCGGCAAATACCGCGGGCAGGAGATCGATCGCATTGCGCAGGAAGATCCCGGCTATCTGCGCTGGATGCTGAAATCCATCGAAGATCTCAGCCCCGACATGAAGCACACGCTGAAATACTATCTGATCGGTTAA
- the dksA gene encoding RNA polymerase-binding protein DksA: protein MTAMMLLSPQQLLAMPESDYMNPAQRAFFRQKLLDERQKLLLHIETLKRDIDGGDASGDEADKAAREEELRLLFRQLDRESRLLPKIDAALARLQTGEYGYCRETGEPIGLARLLLRPTAELSIEAKTAQEMREPHMRKAG, encoded by the coding sequence ATGACAGCCATGATGTTACTCAGCCCGCAGCAGCTGCTGGCGATGCCGGAGTCCGACTATATGAACCCGGCGCAGCGGGCGTTTTTCCGCCAAAAGTTGCTGGACGAGCGGCAAAAGCTGCTGCTGCATATCGAAACGCTGAAGCGGGATATCGACGGCGGCGACGCCAGCGGCGACGAAGCGGACAAGGCGGCGCGTGAAGAAGAGCTGCGTTTGCTGTTCCGTCAGCTGGATCGCGAAAGCCGGCTGTTACCGAAAATCGACGCGGCGCTGGCGCGGCTGCAAACCGGCGAGTATGGCTATTGCCGGGAAACCGGCGAGCCGATAGGCCTGGCGCGCCTGCTGTTGCGGCCCACCGCCGAGCTGAGCATCGAGGCGAAAACCGCGCAGGAAATGCGCGAGCCGCACATGCGCAAGGCCGGATAA
- a CDS encoding LysR family transcriptional regulator has translation MLRANLNDIQVFMAVADAGSFVAGGLAMGLSRSAAGKAVARLEQRLGVRLLNRTTRALSLTDEGREFYRRGLQVLASVDDAEASVAGAGGTARGVLRLTVPAAFGRLVLLPLLPKYLAAWPEVQVEMSFSDRLADLVDEGFDLAVRIGVTAPDTRLVSRRVAKYRALLCASPAYLASRGEPRNIDALAEHQCLLFSSRSQKQSWRLRDAHGDWVRAPARGRLRFDSGEALRDAALTGLGIACLPDFLAAEALAAGRLRRVLAGVEGEEVRIVALYPNKRLLEPRVRRFIDLMVEELSG, from the coding sequence ATGCTGCGCGCAAATCTGAATGACATACAGGTATTTATGGCGGTCGCCGATGCCGGCAGCTTCGTCGCCGGCGGGCTGGCGATGGGGCTGTCGCGATCGGCGGCGGGGAAAGCCGTCGCGCGGCTGGAGCAACGCCTGGGAGTACGGCTGTTGAATCGCACCACCCGGGCGCTGAGCCTCACCGACGAGGGCCGGGAGTTTTATCGGCGCGGCCTGCAGGTTCTCGCCTCGGTCGACGACGCGGAGGCCAGCGTGGCCGGCGCTGGCGGCACCGCACGCGGCGTGCTGCGGCTAACCGTGCCCGCCGCCTTTGGCCGTTTGGTATTGCTGCCGCTGTTGCCGAAGTATTTGGCGGCCTGGCCGGAAGTGCAGGTCGAGATGAGCTTTTCCGATCGGCTGGCCGATCTGGTGGACGAAGGTTTTGACCTGGCGGTGAGGATAGGCGTAACGGCGCCGGACACTCGCCTGGTTTCGCGGCGGGTCGCCAAATACCGCGCATTGTTGTGCGCTTCCCCCGCCTACCTCGCCAGCCGGGGTGAGCCGCGGAATATCGATGCGCTGGCAGAACACCAGTGCCTGTTATTCAGCAGCCGCAGCCAAAAGCAGAGTTGGCGACTGCGTGACGCGCACGGCGATTGGGTCAGGGCGCCGGCTCGCGGCCGCCTGCGTTTCGACAGCGGCGAAGCGCTGCGCGACGCCGCTCTGACGGGGCTGGGCATCGCCTGCCTGCCGGATTTTCTGGCGGCGGAAGCGCTGGCCGCCGGCCGTCTGCGGCGGGTGTTGGCCGGGGTCGAGGGCGAAGAGGTGCGCATCGTCGCGCTCTACCCCAACAAGCGTTTGCTGGAACCGCGCGTCAGGCGCTTTATCGATTTGATGGTCGAGGAATTAAGCGGCTGA
- a CDS encoding RidA family protein produces MANIIRHYDHGVEWEEGNGVTQGYCVNGVLYISGQFSHDMQGGFVGAGDIDAQTRQTLDNLDRVLAGHGADRSNLACVEIYLTDVPAHFARCVALFRDYVGDHRPAGTLIGVTGLASPEQLVEISAVAHLNRSV; encoded by the coding sequence ATGGCGAACATCATCAGGCATTACGATCACGGGGTGGAGTGGGAAGAAGGGAACGGAGTGACTCAGGGGTACTGCGTCAACGGCGTGCTTTATATCTCGGGGCAGTTTTCCCACGATATGCAGGGCGGCTTTGTCGGCGCGGGCGATATCGACGCGCAGACCCGGCAGACGCTGGACAACCTCGACCGGGTGTTGGCGGGGCATGGCGCCGACAGGTCGAATCTGGCCTGCGTGGAAATTTACCTGACCGACGTACCGGCGCATTTCGCCCGATGCGTCGCGCTGTTCAGAGACTATGTCGGCGATCATCGCCCGGCCGGCACCCTGATCGGCGTCACCGGGCTGGCTTCGCCCGAGCAACTGGTGGAAATCAGCGCGGTGGCGCACCTGAACCGTTCGGTCTAG
- the pip gene encoding prolyl aminopeptidase, with translation MEQLRGLYPPLAAYDSGWLDTGDGHRIYWELSGNPNGKPAVFIHGGPGGGISPYHRQLFDPERYKVLLFDQRGCGRSKPHASLDNNTTWHLVQDIERLREMAGVERWLVFGGSWGSTLALAYAQTHPQRVSEMVLRGIFTLRKQELNWYYQDGASRFFPEKWQRVLSILSAEERKDVIAAYRRRLTAEDLQVQLEAAKLWSVWEGETVTLLPSTESASFGEDDFALAFARIENHYFTHQGFLDSDDQLLRNVPLIRHIPAVIIHGRYDMACQVQNAWDLAQAWPEAELHIVEGAGHSFDEPGILHQLMLATDRFAGR, from the coding sequence ATGGAACAATTACGAGGTTTGTACCCGCCGTTAGCAGCATATGACAGCGGTTGGCTGGACACTGGGGATGGCCACCGGATCTACTGGGAGCTGAGCGGTAACCCGAACGGGAAGCCGGCGGTATTCATTCATGGCGGGCCGGGCGGCGGCATTTCCCCTTATCACCGCCAGCTGTTCGACCCCGAGCGCTACAAGGTGCTGCTGTTCGATCAGCGCGGCTGCGGCCGCTCAAAACCGCACGCCAGCCTGGACAACAACACCACCTGGCATCTGGTGCAGGATATCGAACGCCTGCGCGAGATGGCCGGGGTAGAACGATGGCTGGTGTTCGGCGGCTCCTGGGGATCCACCCTGGCGCTGGCCTATGCGCAGACGCATCCGCAGCGGGTCAGCGAAATGGTGCTGCGCGGCATCTTCACCCTGCGCAAGCAGGAGCTGAACTGGTACTACCAGGACGGCGCCTCGCGCTTCTTCCCGGAAAAATGGCAGCGGGTGCTGTCGATTCTGTCCGCGGAGGAGCGCAAGGACGTGATTGCCGCCTATCGCCGGCGGTTGACCGCGGAAGATCTGCAGGTGCAGCTGGAAGCGGCGAAGCTGTGGAGCGTATGGGAAGGGGAAACCGTGACCCTGTTGCCGAGCACCGAATCCGCCTCGTTTGGCGAGGACGATTTCGCGCTGGCGTTCGCCCGCATCGAAAACCACTATTTTACCCACCAGGGCTTCCTGGACAGCGACGACCAGCTGCTGCGCAACGTGCCGCTGATCCGCCATATTCCGGCGGTGATCATCCATGGCCGCTATGATATGGCCTGTCAGGTGCAAAACGCCTGGGATTTGGCTCAGGCCTGGCCGGAAGCCGAGCTGCACATCGTGGAGGGGGCGGGGCACTCGTTCGACGAGCCCGGCATTTTGCACCAGCTGATGCTGGCCACCGACAGGTTCGCCGGCAGGTAA
- a CDS encoding DNA polymerase III subunit theta produces the protein MGYNLAELSKEEMDKVNVDLAASGVAFKERYNMPVIPEVVEREQPEYLRDYFRERVAHYRVESHKFSRLPYEPKSR, from the coding sequence ATGGGTTACAATCTGGCAGAGCTGTCCAAAGAAGAGATGGACAAGGTGAACGTGGATCTCGCCGCCTCTGGCGTGGCGTTCAAAGAGCGTTACAACATGCCGGTGATCCCGGAAGTGGTGGAGCGCGAACAGCCGGAATATCTGCGTGATTACTTCCGCGAGCGCGTGGCGCACTACCGCGTAGAATCGCACAAGTTTTCGCGCCTGCCTTACGAACCCAAATCCAGATAA
- the ftnA gene encoding non-heme ferritin, translating to MLTQEMTKKLNEQLNLEFYSANMYLQMSAWCSDKGFEGAAAFLKEHSQEEMQHMQRLFDYLSDTGALPLLGTIAAPPVEFESLADVFQQTYEHEQLITRQINELAHAAMTAHDYSTFNFLQWYVAEQHEEEKLFKSVLDKLALVGTSGKGLFFIDKDLKKMGAAENGNGQA from the coding sequence ATGCTGACGCAAGAAATGACCAAGAAGCTGAATGAGCAACTGAATCTGGAGTTCTACTCCGCCAACATGTACCTGCAAATGAGCGCATGGTGCAGCGATAAAGGCTTTGAAGGCGCCGCCGCATTTCTTAAGGAGCATTCTCAGGAAGAGATGCAGCACATGCAGCGTCTGTTCGATTACCTGAGCGATACCGGCGCTCTGCCGCTGCTGGGCACCATCGCCGCGCCGCCGGTTGAGTTCGAATCCCTGGCCGACGTATTCCAGCAGACTTACGAACACGAACAGCTGATCACCCGTCAGATCAACGAACTGGCGCATGCGGCCATGACGGCGCACGACTATTCCACCTTCAACTTCCTGCAGTGGTACGTTGCCGAGCAACACGAAGAAGAGAAGCTGTTCAAATCCGTATTGGACAAGCTGGCGCTGGTGGGCACCAGCGGCAAAGGCCTGTTCTTCATCGACAAGGATTTGAAGAAAATGGGCGCCGCCGAGAACGGCAACGGCCAGGCCTGA